A window of the Lolium perenne isolate Kyuss_39 chromosome 7, Kyuss_2.0, whole genome shotgun sequence genome harbors these coding sequences:
- the LOC127312221 gene encoding LOW QUALITY PROTEIN: putative F-box protein At2g33190 (The sequence of the model RefSeq protein was modified relative to this genomic sequence to represent the inferred CDS: substituted 1 base at 1 genomic stop codon), producing MDPSEPPPLSPGHERRAIESLPRNRPLAGYAAGSSPSIPSQSTRVDAFRLPAEPSPELPEDTLMTVFGTLEIPDLVRAGAVCTSWRSAYVTLRDLGKHKQSQTPCLLYTCESAGENVACLYSLMEKRVYRLTLPDPPIRRRFIIGSSLGFLVTVDERSEMLLTNPITGEQIALPPVTTIEHVKPIHDDRGAVYQYEISDIRYEGFLMPWTSDRCELRNFLHFKAFVFYDTTTGSYIVALIHRPIDQLSFARVGDDKWTWLPPHRLYHDCNYKDGLLYAVTSKGEIQAFDLTGPAIKMKIISCLDEKDLGICDLMYIVQAPXGDMLLVSRSRDIVDSELRVLNAAGMKLHKLDVGTMRLAEIDGLPDHVLFLGHNHSLCLSAKEYPALKGNHAYFTDDSKAISRFKNIWRDIGVLDLGSNSNDDLVSPQLWSNWPAPVWITPNLTRMKLTLPK from the exons ATGGATCCCTCGGAACCACCGCCCCTCTCTCCCGGCCATGAACGCAGAGCGATCGAATCGCTGCCGCGGAACCGTCCGCTCGCGGGATACGCCGCCGGCTCCTCCCCCTCGATCCCCAGCCAGTCCACTCGCGTCGACGCCTTCCG CTTACCGGCCGAGCCATCGCCGGAGCTACCGGAGGACACCCTGATGACCGTCTTCGGCACCCTCGAGATCCCTGACCTCGTGCGCGCCGGCGCCGTGTGCACGTCATGGCGCTCAGCCTACGTCACCCTGCGCGACCTCGGCAAGCATAAGCAGTCCCAGACGCCGTGCCTGCTCTACACCTGTGAATCCGCCGGCGAGAATGTTGCGTGCCTCTACAGCCTCATGGAGAAGCGGGTCTACAGGTTGACACTGCCGGacccgccgatccgccgccggttCATCATTGGGTCCTCGCTCGGCTTCCTGGTTACCGTCGACGAGAGATCTGAAATGCTCCTCACCAATCCTATCACCGGTGAACAGATTGCTCTCCCTCCGGTGACCACCATCGAGCACGTGAAGCCCATCCACGACGACCGGGGCGCTGTCTACCAGTATGAAATCAGTGACATTAGATATGAAGGTTTCCTCATGCCGTGGACATCTGATCGTTGTGAGCTAAGGAACTTCCTCCACTTCAAGGCGTTTGTGTTTTATGATACAACAACAGGAAGCTACATCGTCGCGCTCATCCACCGGCCAATCGATCAGCTCTCATTTGCAAGAGTAGGGGATGATAAATGGACCTGGCTGCCACCACACAGGCTCTATCATGACTGCAATTACAAGGATGGACTTTTGTACGCAGTGACTTCAAAGGGAGAGATCCAAGCCTTCGATCTTACTGGTCCTGCTATTAAAATGAAGATTATCAGTTGTCTGGATGAGAAGGATTTAGGCATATGTGACCTCATGTACATTGTTCAGGCTCCATGAGGGGATATGCTGCTTGTTTCAAGATCAAGAGACATTGTGGATTCTGAATTACGTGTTCTGAATGCTGCGGGAATGAAATTACACAAACTTGATGTCGGCACAATGAGACTTGCGGAAATCGATGGCTTACCTGACCACGTGCTGTTTCTTGGGCATAACCATTCACTTTGCCTGAGTGCCAAAGAATATCCTGCTCTCAAGGGAAATCATGCCTACTTTACTGACGATAGTAAGGCTATTTCACGATTTAAAAATATTTGGCGTGATATAGGAGTACTTGACTTGGGAAGTAATAGCAATGACGACCTTGTGTCTCCTCAGCTTTGGTCCAACTGGCCTGCTCCCGTGTGGATTACACCCAATCTTACGAGAATGAAGCTAACATTGCCTAAGTAG